From the genome of Podarcis muralis chromosome 3, rPodMur119.hap1.1, whole genome shotgun sequence:
GGGAATGGTTTATGTAGCAGTTCAGATACGCATTTATGTAGCAGTTCAGAGCACTTAACTTAATGTTATATTCCCAATTCCTAGAATGACTGTAAAGTAGTCCATACTACTTCTTCATATAATTGCAAATGGACTGTTGAGGATGAGAGAACGATAACTTGCTAAGGCTACCTACTGCATTTATGATTGAGGTGGCATTTGAACCACGGACTTTTTGACTTAAACTCTTAGCCCCAAGGCTACACTTGGAGATTTATTGGGTATGTCTCAATTAGGtacaaaggaaacaaaaccaacaaaGTACAATCTTTTTTCATTCTTTAGCAAAACTAAACTTTTGATACATATATCTGTATATTTAAATTAGTGAAATTCTTAACACTGGTAAGATACAATACTGTCAGTACATTCTGATATCTGTTGTATATATTACATATGTGAGTGTAGCTTTCCCACTAAATATGGACTTTTTATCAATCTTAGAGGACCTCAACAGTATGCAGAAAGTTGGAAAGACCTGTCCAGACTGCATATAAACTTTAATAACTGACTGATAAAGCAAAAGAGAGACATAAAATTGAGCAGTTAAATATTTTGGCTTGTGCCTTTGTAGGTAAGAGTTATATTGCAAACCAGATCTTGGGAACCAAAGTGGTAGAATTCTAAGAATGCTGAGGGTAAATTGAATTCTCAGGAAGGTGACAATAGAAGTtcagtatgtttttttaaaaaagaattaaacacATAAATAAAATGCTCTCAAGGTTAAGGGCAGGAGAGCGTTAGGGCTTTCAGTGTATATATGCAGAATTTCTATTCTACTGTTGCAGGATTGAATGGTCTTTCTGTTGGAAATATTCCCATGTTTGAAAACTTATGAGAATCTAAATAAAATGGTATTGCAACAGACGGTTCAATCTCTTTTGTTGTGATTGCCAATGTCTGATTTCTGAAATGTATACAGAAGTCTGTAGTTGTTTTCCAATATATATGTGGTATCACAGACATTTGAATACTGTAATCTGCAATTGCTGAGTTTCCATTGGCTATTCCATTTAATGTAGTAGTTCTTGCCAGCCATTCTGCTTCTGAAGGTGACTGTTTCCCTTTGATTGGGCATGCAGACAGGCAGACATATCTCAAAAAGGTGCCCAAAGACATATAAAGTTCTTATAGTAAATTCACTGAGACGTTCATTCTGTGAAACAGATCTGTAGGCAAAGCTAGTGTAGAAGAAATGTATGCATTCTGAATTTCATAAAGGTCTCTTTAAAAATTTGATTCCACATTACTGTATATTCACCACAATGAGCATCATAAGTAAAAGAATCATAGACGCATCTAAAAGTCATGTGTCATCTTAAAGACTCTTTGTTTTTTCTTGCCACAGATTGACATGGCTATCCCTCTGGAACTCTAGCCATATCGATCCACTGCTATAGTGTGTCCTTTAGAAATTCTGTGGCTTGAAAGACCAGTGGAGCTAGCTAGAGACTAAATGGGAGCGTATTGGTCTGCTAAAAATGTGACTAACACATTATAATGGAATAATACATTGGCCCATTTTCAGTGTTCAGAATAATTAACAGTGTACATCTATGCATTTTCACTAGTAAGTAAGTGCCACTGCATTTCATGGGTCTTATTCCTTAGTAAGTTTGGGTAGAGTAAGGCCTATCAAATACTGAAATACTCacttctgaataagcatgcaaACAATTCGGCTGTATTCCAACCCCTGCCACCTTACCTCCTCTAATTATTGTTTGCCCTCATCCCCAAATAAAAGTCACAGGAACTTCCATGTTTGCTTCAAATAAATGTGCTTTCATTATTTTCTTCCTtgtcattaattttttttcttttcagtatTTCAGGTTGTTGCGATGCACCTTTTGGGCTAAGTTTTTTCCTTTGTCCTACTTGTAGAGTCTGTAATCTCAGAAGTCCACAGTCTAACCATTCTTCGGTAGATACGTAAATATATAGTATTGATGATTTCTGCTGGCGATCATGTTGCAGTTATTCTATACTGTAAGGGGGTAGTTTTTGTGAAGTACAGTCTTGCTCTGTTCTGGTGCAAAAATAATGCACACCAGCAAATCCATGTTCTTAATTTGTCTGATAAAATCAACGCTCCCCCAATCAGTTTTTTAGGTTGTGGatttttctgggttttgtttgtttcagtgtTTCTGTTCACAAAGTTTGAAGCTTCAAGTAACCATAGTGATTAATAGTAAACGttcaaacaaaatgaaaaattcACATGAGCTTAACAAGGATGTACATGAGAACAAGAACCAGGAAAATAAGTAGAAAATTCAGTAGGAGGTTGAGGCCTCTGTTTGCTGCAAGATCCATTGTAGGCATCTCTTGCACTTTTTATGTGTGCAACAGAATTTGTGATCACAGTTTTGAGTTTGTTCAGTTTCAGTGCCAGTGAATGAAGGTTGGCAGATGTATATCACATCTTCAGTTCTtggctttttctgagcttttgcTGTCCAGCACCTAAGAGAAAATGGCTGATGAGCAACAACTATAGAAACCAGTCCCACATACACACCACCCGCCCTCCAAAACACCCTTGAAAGGAGATGCAGAGAACTTTTTAATAAGTGGCATGGTTTGCACAAAATGACTTGACTAAGGGAGTTGTCTGTCTTATTGTGCCAAGTAGAAAAGTATTTTTTCCAAACAGCAGATGGCGTTTTGCAATAAAATGCACGTTTGCCTTTATAACTAGTCACATAGCACAACCCTGCCCTCCAAGTTGCTAATCATCTGGCTCTGTTCTTATTCTTAAATCATCTATTCACAAAGCACATTAGAATTTAATACTAATAAATCAATGAATCCTTATCTGCAGAAAGTCCTTATACCATGCACTGTGGGTGCTTCTACTGTTTGTAGTACATcttagttaccatatttttccatgtataagacgagggttttttgctaaaaaaaattgggggtcatcttgtaCACGGAACATGGGCATCTGGGggaacttttaaaatatttaagcatATGACCGGGATTTTGCTTTGAGCGGGCTGAGGGggtccctcctgctgccacccccccttctccccctccggGCTGCATGCTGGTGACTGGCTCGCCTCCTGAGGCCCCTGCTGGCTCAACCACCGGATCAAGAGCAGCTGCTGCCGCTGAGAGCTGCCTCAGCTACCTCTCCttgcccttctttccttttttccttttcccctctCAAACTCCCACCCTGCCCCCAGCCTGCTTACCACCTTCCTCAGCTCAGTTTGCTTGATGGCATGGCCCAGCGCAGAGCGGCCGCTGCTTTCCCCCGGCTCTTCCTTGGCATCCTGCTTAGGAGCCTGCTTCcccacagcagcagctgccacggagggggggggagcgcgTGGTGCCCCAGTCGCTGCCTTTGCTTCTGCACCACAGTGCACTGCATGCACCTCCATGCTGGAAACTGAGGGCGATCGCctcaaaaaaggtcaacaacttgcCACTGCCAATCATCCAAATTTTCacttctattttatttcattttcttaatttggggttcaaaaaaatagggggcatctcatacatggaaaaatatggtatgttatATGCAGCTTTCCACCTTGATGAGTGGGTCATTGGCGAGTGGGTAATTAAACTTGGGAAAGGATGACTGGATACTCTGCCACCATCTCTTAAGTTGGAGCTTTGAGGAGGCTTGGGTTATCTTCACAGCTGCACTGATCTGACTGTCTCCATTGCCTACTCCAAGATAGAGAAGTTGAGGTGGGTCATGTGAATGCATAGCGATTGAGCCACTTGGAGTCTTAGTCTCTCCTGGCTCCAGCAGGAAAGACTGGAGACAGTCTTGGTGGTGGTGGCCATACAAGGCTGTAGCTCTGGAAAAGATTGAGAGAGCTATTTTTGCAGCAGATAGCTGTAGTTCAAGGAACACCTTTCCTGCTCTCTGTCAAAATGATCCCAACCTTTCTCCCTGGCTGCAAGGGGGCAAAATTGGGGCTAGACTTTTGCTACTTTCTACAGCGACAAAAGTTTGGAATTGGAGAACACAGCAGTTCCCAACTTCCTggagaggctcagtggtagatcagGAATTAATGCTATAATCACACGTGGCTTCACCTGAACACGATGGGCCTTTTTTCTGAGGTAGCATTCATAGAATTGCTCTGAATGGGAGGGGCAAGGGCCCAGCCATACATTTTGACAGCTGCGAAGGCCAGCCAAAATTTTTGGTTATATGGATTTCTCAGCAATTATAGTCCCCTTTGGGGGAAAGCTatgactgttaaaagtggcatgatactgttttaaatgtatagtgcaggtgggCCTCACTTCGTTAAATTTATTCAAGTTGATCAAATTTATTTACCAGTTTTAAATTGAAATAAACAGAAATAAGCCAAAAATGTCTTGCCAATCCATTAacctttattttttatcttaagaAGGAACCAAAcctaatgtgtgtgtttttctcaaCACGGGAAGATCAGTTCATGTGTAACATAATTAGATGAGTACATTCTCAATGTATGAaacaattataataatttaatGAGTCATTAGACATGGTTGCTTCTTACCAGTTCAGCTAAAATGATCACATGTACACTTCATAGAAATGATAAGTTTGATTTCAAAACATTGTGAACTCATTTTTAACCATTGGTGGGGTCAGTGCCTAGAAAAGCTTTGACCATGGTTAAGGTTCCTGGGGAGTATTAAATCCTCTAGTTCTTCCATTCACAATTATTAACCAAGGTAAGAAATTGAAAGCATATATGCCCAATCCATGAGTAAACTCAACTCTATacctccccatcccccccccccaatatataataTATAGACATCCATAGTAAGATGCTTTGGCTTTTTTGTACATTGAAGCAAATATTCAGATCTCTGAATGCCATTTTAAGGagtgaaattaaaaacaaacccacaacCAAAGGACAAACTGCTTAtatcaatacttttttttttttactgtatggaagcatttattctgttttaaatatTACTGAGCATTGCCAAAATACAAAGCATTGACCTTGCACTTTCCCCATACTTAGTGCTAGATTCAACTGATCTGGCACGCTAGAGGAAACCAGTGCTAGCACAacggctccccacccccatccccactaCACCCCCTGTGCCTCCCCATAATCCGCTCTagagaaccctcagaacagtgtgcagagaaggggaagggagatCATTCTGTCAGGCAAgaggaaatgcttgcactgatggaacaatctccttagtGCTGCATTGAATCCCAACTTTTACATTTGAGAAAAGTATTGATATCAGTTTTACTTCATTACTTGGGTTTTTGTGCACAAAACTCTTACTTGTCATACTCTATCTACATCCAGTGTCTTCCACCACTTTCAAATTACCTTACTTGAACACACAAGCGAGGATATGCagtatttgcaaatatatctaATGCCTGAAGGTTTATTTACATCTGGCCACAGTTTGGGTCTCAGTGCTTCTTTCAGGCTGTTCTAGACAAATGCCATTGCTGAAATGTGCAATATGTATGTCAGGTGGAAAATTAACTTCATTTAACTATGGGTTGATTGAATACGTTTATTTTTCAGACCGGAAAGTCTGTGACCATGTAATGGTTTAACATTAATTTCAAGGTTTCAGTCATAAACATGCTAAAGCAAGCTTAATAATAGTTTGAGTAAACAATCAAAGTACTCAAGATTTGAAAGTAGGCTGTGCAGAATATTTTCTAAACTATATAATGATCTAAGTGTACCTGTTAACAGTTCATTTAGCCTCCATCTCTACCTACCCATTCAAATGTGAACCCATTTCAGAGCCATAGTTAAAACTTATTGATGGTCATATGTAAAACTTGCTATTGGACATTTTATAGCTTTTTTTACTAACACATCGATTCAGTAAAAAAAGTCTGTAACATACACTTAACAATACGTTTCAAATCACTGTTCAGTACAGGAGCTTTTAACATGGTTGCAGTGGCTAATAAGTGAATAGTGCAGCCGGTTAGAAATTGTTTAGTCCGAATGCTGGACTTTCTTGCAAGGATTTCCTTGTGCTGGaaatttcctctttggttcttttctctctctggctGCTTTCCCCATTTGCACAGCGCAGTGAAGATCAATCAAAGAAGCCAGACTTCAAAGAAGCATCACAATGATGCAGATAAGCAAGAGGCATATTAAGATAAGACAAAAATTCACAAAGAGCTCTTGAAGCCTTTGGCGTGTTTGTGGGTTCACCTCAATAGTTGAGGCTCTCCTCATGGCAGACCGGGTTATGTACTGGACCTTCTCCATGGCAGCAGGAAAGCGCAAATTTTAAGGAAGTGGGTGCAGATTTTTAagaagcagtggttttcaagggCAGTGCAAAGTGCTTAATATCttcttgtttgctttgttttaagaGTCTTTGTGGAGCTGGGGAAAGCAGGAAAGTGAAGTGTTAGAAATACAACAAACAGTGCATTGACCAGGGCAAGTGCAGATTATTTCCAAGAAAACCAAATGTTTGAAACAAGCATGTGAGATTTCTTTACTGTGTGAGACACTTATACATAAAAAACAAATCTTAACAATAAGACCAGACCTGCCTTTCAATAATACCACACACACTAAACTTGTTCTCAAGACCACTGTGTATGATATGGAAAAGAGCTGTTTGCAGCAGGTTTACCATAACACATTTGAAGGAGAGAGTCATGTGTTTAATATGTGGCTGGAATACACCTCCTGGGTACACATGTTTGCAATTCATCATAGAGAGTATCAGTGGACATGCTGCAAACACGTCCATGTCTTGTAAAGCAATCCTGAGAGATGTGGTTCATTTCCCATACCAGGTGTGACTTGTGACCCATTAAGCTGAATGTAGCCCACCAGCCATGTATGGTGGTTCGCAAAGGGCTTGTTAAGCCTTCTGTTTTTAATGCCTGCCCAAGACTGCAAAAACAGTGAAGCTGTCAAGCTCTTGGCAGTCCAAAATGCATAGTTGGTGGGCTCTGTTCAGCTTAGATCACATTTGCAAAGGAATGTTTTATATAAATACACTCTACAACTCGGCTTGACTTTCCATTACTTTTTAGCTCTGTTTGATTCTGTATAAATGAAGGGCAATAGACCATTAGCCATTAAAATATTTGGCTGACACCAtgttcagttctttttttcttttctttttgtttttccgGTTTACATTTGACAAGGGTAGATactctaaaacacacacagagagagagagagagagagagagagagagagagagagagaggcaggcaggcaggcaggcaggcacaagaCAACTCAAGGGACCTTGTAAAAATGGTGTTCCTTCTTCTAGCCAAATATGGACTCAGTTATGCTAAAGTGTTTATTCTACTCTAAGGAAGCCGTAGTGAATTAAATACTAACAGATTTGTATTAAACACCTTTGTTAAATATGGCGTGACACTTCACAGACATGTCACATAGCTAGCTGATGGAAATAGTTATCACTCGCTTGTTACTGAATAAAAAGCACAGATGCCCTCTTCCTGCATGTAATATTTTAAGATGAAATTATTTGATGGAAAAACTCCGCTCTCTGGGAAGGTCAGCAACATACTTCTTGATAGAACAGTATTTTTGGCAAGCTAGGCTGTGGCTTTTTCTGTAGTTAAGAACTTGCATTTGTCAACATGAGGCTTTTCAAAGAGTTAAGACTTGATGATTAATCATAACATATAAGCAAACAGCTGTGATATCATTTCACTGCAATACATATAGCTAGATGAATACTGTTGCCTGTCATTATTGCTCTGAAATTGGAGAAGACATTGGAAGGATATCAGTGTTccgtttattgtttttgttttgtatctcTGTACTAGACCTTAAAATACATTTGAAGGAAACAAGAATCACATCCCAAGCCTCTGTTCATTTAAATCCCACTTTGTTCTTTGGGGTAGTCTGGTCTATTTTCTCCTGTCTTGTTCGGAAAACTGAGAGTTCTTAAAATTGAATCCCTCAATTCCATTTAACTTAAAGTTTTGCTGATGTCAATTCAGACATCAAGTAGTTAGTACACAAAAAGTGGAGGATTCAGAATAAAAATGGGTTCTTTGATTACAGATGAGTGTCCACTAGAtagaaaagaggaagaggagcagtaGCAGTTGTTCTTTCATTGTTttctaaaaaattttttaaaaagaaaatggcaaGTGCTGCTTCGTTATTCCACCAGAGGTCATCAGTTTACTGCTGATTTCCCCTTCTTGAAAGTTAATTCAGGAGAGACAGCTTATAAATGAGGGGGAGACCATTAATATCACAACATTTTTGAGGAATAAGTCTGTTCTGCTGGGAGACAGTTCTATtgtccctctcccaaaattgtttTGATACTGTTAGTGGCAGCAGTTAATCAGTTATTTCTGTGCAAGTGAAGAGATTTACTTTATCCCACTTAAATCAGTCTTGGGATTCATTTAAGAGGCTAGGGGCAGATCTGCATCATATAATCTTATCATGAGCAGTGTCAGCCATCAGgtataacaagaaaagaaagataaatagaagtggtatatatgtattttttgtgtgtgtgggggggagactGGGGGCTGGCGAGAAAGGGCGGGAAACAACAGTATGGAAAAAGGAGGAATAGTGGTGCCCAAGAAGCTATGTGAAAGAAGCAATGAGCACATATATattggctaattaagcaatctgtggtcttttaaactgtttgggggttattatttttgtttgttactatggtatgcatttttgtgtttttatattgtaaaccaccagGTTTACATGCAGGCCagtatagaaattgaataaagtataataaataataatagaattggtTCAAGATTCTAGGGAAAAGGTGAGATGAGGCAATaagagaaacagaaatgggaTTATAGAATGTTAAGAAAAAAGGTTAGGAGAAAGTTCATATTTTCAGTCACAGAGAAAAGGCTCACTTTCATAAGAGTGACAAAAGCTGTTTCAAAGAGAAAAACCTAAGAGTGAATTGATCTCTTCTGACatattaaaagtaataaataaataaatgtttagctAGCCTGCAAGGAAAATGAAGCAGAAAAGAACTTTCGGGGCATCTAAAGCGTGTTTTGAGATTTTCCTCCTTCCAGTataagttccttttttaaaaaaataaatgaatgaaaaatcacaaagcaaacaccccccttttttaaaaaataacattaaaaataaaactttttcttaGTTTTACTATGCCCCTTTCCCCACTTGAGAACATACAGTGAAATGGATCAAGTTTTGCTGTTTAAGTCAGTGAAGGAAGTTATCCTAACATGCTGTATGTAGAATTGCTCTGAGAGTCTTCCGAAAGCTAGTGTTTGTGTCTGTGATATTGTAACAGAATTGGCTGTTATTCTGTGTTGCtgcgttgtgtgtgtgtataaaggcCTCTTgtggacaaaaataaaaatgcaactgattgctttgaaaaatgtCTATAATAGAAATTAGGTAGTATTAAAAAAACTACAAAATCAGGTACTTTGAAAATGGGGAGTTCTGTTTCTACTGGTGTATAagtgttttcactaatatatatttCTGTTACAATGTTAAAAAGGAATTCTGAGTATGCAAAACTTAATCAAATAGTAACAGCTTTCTAGTGAAAATACAACTTCCCTCTAGCAACAAGTTTAAGCCTTTATTGATCAATAACAACACCTTTAATTTTTGCTGGCACCTTTACATGGGAAACACAGCAGAACATATTTCCAAGTAAACGTTCATGGGACTGCATTTTGAATTAAAACTGTGATTAGTGGATGGGGAGAAAAAATGATACAGTAAATCTTTCCTTCAGCTCTATAAATAGTTCTCTCCTCTCTCAAACGGTAAAATGATTTTATTtgattctttttctgttttggtaTATGTGCTCATGATTACAATTGTGAGTTGGATCCAGATTTAGTCTTACTGAGAGCTGACCCATTGAAATGACGAGTaacttaagccccattgaattcactgTGTCTGTTCTTAGCAAgacagtgggttggatccagctaagtcatacttggagtagactcactgaaatgaacGGAGGTGACTAACTTaagaccattgatttcagtgggcctattcTGAGTGTCTTTAATAAAATACTTCAGTGGTTGAAAACATTACATGTTACTTGTAAATTAACACTGTAGGTAGGCTGCTTGAAATAAACACCTAGTTAATGACAGTGGCTACAACCATGCACAAGATTAGGCTTCTTAAATCCCAGTGTTTTTAAGTGACCTTAACTGTGTAGGATTGTAGCCACTGGCTAGGTTCCAAGAAATAAGGCTACTAAATCTGTGCCCAACATGTCACTGGGCTTTTGGTGAGTTTTTTAAATAGCAACACTTCTCCATGCCACATTACAAACCATTTTAAAACACCAAGGACTTTAAAAATCAGTTTGTGATATGGCATGGGGTGTCATGTAATTCTCACTGGCTATGCAGAAACCCTTGGGCTTTCTTAAATAAATACTCTGGTTGCAGGGAATATTAGTATTAGATGTGGCTTGCTTGGCTGTAGTAAAAAAATACATGTACAAGTATACCTGTTCGTACCAAAACTGCTTAACTGCTAATCTGCAATGTAAACACTACAAAAATAAGATacttttacaaaaataataataagaatatagTAACATTTTCAATAGAAAATTGAGAGtctagaagggaggggggaataacaaAATTTCTGACACTGTGACAGCAGGATCCTTTGCTGTCCACAAAGCACTGAAATATAGCTTGATTCTGTCTGAATTCTTTTACAGCGTTTCTTCCCAAATCATACGCCCCGCCCCCTCTATGTACAAATGCTTTTGCTGTACCTGCATTTATTATCAAACAACCCTAAAAAGATGCAGAAGGTAACCAGTGTTGGAGTTCTGCATCAAGATA
Proteins encoded in this window:
- the PLN gene encoding phospholamban, which gives rise to MEKVQYITRSAMRRASTIEVNPQTRQRLQELFVNFCLILICLLLICIIVMLL